A window of Gadus chalcogrammus isolate NIFS_2021 chromosome 2, NIFS_Gcha_1.0, whole genome shotgun sequence genomic DNA:
AGTGTattgaacaaaaacaataaGCCCACTTTTCCCATCGAAGAAGTTTTAGAAATAGGGGAGCAAGCATGCACATTATCAGTTAAATGATTCGGACAGGATTGGCAACAAGAACATACAGGAAGGTCAATCCATAACAATAACTTCATACTGCATGTGAAATCCAAAGTTGCAATAGGCCTACCCTGAAAACGAACAAAAAATGAATCAGCAAAAATATACAGTGGCAACAAATGTTTAGCGCAGTACACTGGCAATTTTTAAATGCCACTGTACGTCCCACTCCTTAAAGGCATTTAAATTGCATATCTACTTGAGAAACGCGTTTGCACTCACAATAACCTTATTATGAGTGCAGACTGGAAACAGGGTCTGGAAACGGCGTTCCTCACACATACGTGTATTATACTTACATACATATTTGATGCATTTGATTATTTTCCAATGTTTACTCTGCTCTCCTCACTGGTTGACAATGTTCCGTTAACGTTACTTTCCAGAGGTATattgtttcaaccaatcaggCTTGTTATTTTCTGGAGCTGCACGGAGGGTCGGTGCCAGCAGGAGGAAACGACGAGCGTGCGCGAGACTAAACTGCGTCGAGTCGACCCGCTGCTGTCACGAGCCCTGTCCAGGCAACCAAGAAGAGGCTTGCGGATAAGACTTGCTCTATATTACTGACGAGCTCCTATTTACCACGCTTTGCAAATTGTTTAATATAACTGGAATCTTAGTCCCTATATTTGGTGGGGAATTACGACTGTTCGAGGAGTGATTACGTTCGATTGGTCATGTATTCCAGCATTTGAATGATATTGCtagccagctagctagctagctgtttaGCTAGCTTGACCGTGAGTGAATCGAAGCTAACATACATTTTCGGAAAACATTTTCAACGTCACATTCCTGGTCCTATTTTTCTGCGGAATTTTCTGTCATAGGCGGTTCAACCCGggctattttttttactgtggaTGTCGTGCGCTGTCATATCCAGCAGCTCGTATTGCTTCCAATCTGTCATCGGAAGGGATTGAATGAAATAGCTACCCATAATCGGCGGAAACGAGCTAGTTAACGGGGATACCCTGCTGCTAGTTGATCCACCGCCATCGGGCTAATCTAGCCGATGCTATCTTCGGTCACCAACGCAAGCCTAGAGCAACTTCAATAGCTAATCACAAAGTTATCGTTCCCGGTTGCGTCTGATCGGTCTGTTTCGCTGTTATAACGGAGTTTATTGCTGGGCTCGTTGTCGTTCAGCGGAACATTTGTATTTCGACGCACGGGCAGTCAGAAAAGCTGACCGACGCCAGTTCATTTGCACCAGAGAGGTCGGAGTGAACAGAGAATCCTGCAAAAATGCCGGCGGTGTCGAAGGGAGACGGGATGCGCGGACTGGCCGTGTTCATATCCGATATCCGTAATTGTGAGTACATGGATCTTTGAATGGATATTGTTAATGAATTGTAATCAAGTGTTTGTTTTGCGCTATATGTGCTGTGAACGAGGTAACGAGCGGGTTCCACGGGGATCAAAAGCTCGTTTTCTGGCGTAGTGCACACATTTTAAATATAGTTTACCGCATTCAGTATGAAAAGGTCCATGTCAAAGTGTGGTCCCCGTTGTGAACTAATGATACACTGGGAGAGACAAAACGTCACCTTCCGAAGCAGTGGTTACTAACTGCTGTCAGGACGATTGGAAAGAAGAATGCGATATCTTTTTTATCGTTTTTATAGATTACACTCTTTATCAGCCACCCCCTAGAGTCGGAACTGGTCACAAAGTCAGTTACAATAGATATTCCCAGTTATCTGATGCTTGTTTCAACTGAAGGAGGATGTGTCAAAGTCGAACTTTTCATTTTTACATTAAATTACTTTTCTGGGATGCATATTTTCACCGTTATTGCCTAGCATCCATTTGTAGGCTTCTCTCTGCTGTAACTATTCTATACCTAGTTTCTGCTCTATTGGCTACATATCTTTCATATTACATCTGCAAAATATCTCTGTTGATGAGAGGCAAATCAATGCACTATAAAGCAAAAATAACAGGACAGAGGATAAGTTATATGTTGGCATGTCTTGTTTTGGACTGAGTTTATTTTCATGCAGTAAATGTACTGCTTATTTAGAGGTTTGTGGTGTTACGTCTTCAATTATGGATCTAATGATAATTGGATATCTATTTCTGCATTATATGTTGTTTCTGACTAATTGTTGTGGATGGTTGATGTTCAAGTTTTAAAACTAAAGGGTGAATTTGAATTCAACTTATGTGTCGAATAGAGGTTTGGTTATGTGGTGAGTCTGTCACCTGCTTAGCCCACAAAGGTCACTGCTGTAGCTTCGGTCTACATGCACTGCTCCAAAAACGTGACTACACGTTGGGTTGACAGAAGGCCATTAGGGCGGGGTGTCCTTCTTCTTCGTCTGGGTTTTGTCTTCAGACAGTGAAAACAACTTGGAGCAGATTGGAGACCGACTGGTTCTTAAGATTGCCAGATGCCACCCAGGGGGGGACCTCCAGTGGCTTATCAGCTAAGAATCTATTCACACTTAACTGCTGGCCCATTGTGCCAGCCTTTTACAGACATATTTATCACATTTTATTCACTACCAAGAGAAAAACATGCCCTAGTCTTAGTTATTTGTTTGCCTTGAAACTTAAAATGATTACGTACATTCCTTATCTTATCCACGTGGTGGAACCTGGAAtttcttccttttttgtgtttggACAAAAACTTTGACCAGAATCTTTGGTCATGGTTGTAGTCTCAGCAGCGTGAAGCTTGTCGATGTTGGATATTTCTACTGTGTAGGCTGGGGCACTGACTGCAGCTCTCGCCAGGCTGTCTGTGTTCCTGTATGTCACAGAGAGAAACGCTATCCTCACTTGTCCTTCCTCTCGCCCTAGGTAAAAGCAAGGAAGCCGAGATCAAGCGGATCAATAAAGAGCTGGCCAACATCCGCTCCAAGTTTAAGGGGGACAAGGCCCTGGATGGCTACAGCAAGAAGAAGTATGTCTGCAAGCTGCTCTTCATATTCCTGCTCGGCCATGACATCGACTTTGGACACATGGAAGCTGTCAACCTTCTCAGTTCCAACAAGTACACAGAGAAACAAATTGTAAGTGTTGCCAATCGTTTATTGACTCGTGTCTGTCTATCAGGTTTTTGTCTTGCAACCCAGTTTTAGTTTGCAACCGCGTTTATTGCGGTCAAAGTGCTCTATCTGATTGAAGCAGTCCCTTTGAACAGTAAACAAAAGCCTCTGCTCTTGCAGCATTTCACCGagctgaatccccgaatccccAACTCTAGTTTGTTGACTGTACTAAAGATCAATGAAAAGTTAATTTGTTGTTCCTTCCTAGAAAAGGATAAGCTGGATAACCTTTGTTTCAAAAGGATGGTGTTATTGTACTGATGCCTACAGGTTTTTACACAAAAACCAATAACATGcttattcatattttatataaattTGGCTCCCAATTATGTGATTGTGAAAATGTGTCATAATGCTGCTGTTTGAtatgtgtattgtatatatagTAAGGGACAATTGATGTTAACAAATGACTGCATAGGAGTTGTGGAGATAATGTCAGCAGGACCATTCCATTAACAAACTATTTCTATCCTTGAGTAGGGCTGGAAGTTGTTATACAAATCTATGACGAATATTATATAATTGCTCAGTAGGGAATGAACTGGTTTGGCCGGAACTATATTGTCATATTTGTACTATAATTACAAGCAATTTGCGAGTAATCATTTTGAAtgtcaaaaaacacaaacactctacTCACTATCGCCTGCTTTCACCCTTGAGGTGTTTGGTCTGTTTTAAATCCAGTCCAGAAGTATTTGAAGCGAGAGTATGGTGGTTTAGGATGGTTTGAGCGCTCATTTAAACATTCCAACTGAACTATGTTTCAGTTCACTTTTGATGTGAACGTGATTTgatatatatgtaaatgtaatgctttacaatgttgcctcacattcaccattcacacacacattcacacaccgacagcggagtcaaccatgcaaggcgacagccagctcgtcgggagctaacagtcagggttaggtgccttgctcaaggacacctcgacactcagctaggaggagccggggattgaaccggcaaccttcaggttaccagccaacccgctctacttcctgagctactgccgcccattgagctactgccgcccatatatatatatagtatatatcaaatatagtaatttaacaaagaaacaaagaaatgtcGAACATATTCAGCCAGGAATGAGTGAACTTTCCTGAGTCTCAGTCGAACGTGGTGCAATCAGGAGGTTaaatctctccccctctaggCCTATACAAGGTAGTTGATCTTGGTCACTCACAAAAACAGTAAATTAATGAATTGAAACTGAAAGAACCCAAGACCGCAGAAAGCGGTTGTTACTCCATTATCATTGTCCACAACAAGGAAGCATTGTGAGTTTCCCGCCAGTTTTTCTGTCCATGAGGCGAGCAATCCATTCAACAGCTGTGTGAACACTAACAGTTGTTTCAATCTAAGGAAGTAGCAAATTCACTACCTAATCTTTTGAATTCAGGTGTGAAAACAACCTTTTACACCAAAAAAAATCCTTCTTATGGCAAACATATTTTATTCACACCCAACTGTAATCCAAAGCCACACATCCTCCATGGCAGCTGAATGTGGAAATAGTTGTACTAGTTCCCTTCTTGTCAGCAATATTTATGGGACATGTTTTGTGTCACTCACTGAGGCCCCCTCATTTCATCAGACAATTATTTTGGGAAGACATTTTATCAAGTGTTGGGGTataaggtgtgagtgtgttagcaTCCTGGTTTGTCCTCTAGGTGCCTCCAGTTCTCTGCAGTTCTCTTTGGTCAGACTCAAAATAGGGAAGGAATTTACATAAATAAGCCGTTAAATACGTTTAATCTTTCTTCGGAATTGCATTGGAATTCTCCGTAAACCGTGGTACAGATCACGTTGATTCGACTTTTTAATTAGTATAGAGATGACTGGGCCAGTCGGTCTTGCTGACTTGATATCTAAAGAACGCATGGTTGCGTTTGACAATTGTATGTGTGGCAAATCACATTTTACAGCCCCAGCAAGACCCACAGACCTTAAGATTTCTTTCAGAGCAGCAGAAGGCTTTTGGATGTTAAAGTAATTGGACATAGAGCAGAAAAATATCATGTGCCATGGTCCCCTTCCATTGTAGATTTCATCAGGAAAAGGAAATTGTCAAGAGGTTCAAACTTGATGTGTCAGGACTTATAAACCAAATGGGGGGGAATGTAGGACTGCACCCATTGAGGCGATTCGACAAGGTCTTGAACTTTAACACTAAACAAAGATATGGACATCCTGCCACATGACCGTTGCTATCACGGTGTTGAAGTTTGAGACTGAAAATATGCAGTTGAATGAAACGGCAAAGGAATGCACTGGTGGCATTCAACCAACACATAGCCTTTGAGTTGGTCACATTTGCCCCTTGTTCTGCCATCGCTGTCCTAATGGAACAAATGATAAAAGGAATGCAGAGGATTCTTCTGAATGCCCTTCGCTATTTTGTTGGAATGGTTTTCTTACCAGAAACGCATCAAAACAGTCCTGTGCGTTCGACTGCATTATTGATTTTCATTTCTAATATAATACCATGCTGGCATGCACAGTCAGGACTTCTTCGCCTCCTCTCTTTTGCCACCATTTCACTTTTTCCATTTCCTTCCTCTATTTGTCATCCCCGCCACAGTCCTTCGGTTGTCCTCGCTTGGCCTTCCACTGGCTGTTTTTCGTCGAAAGGGCCACGATCACATACCAGGCATTGATGCAACCCTTtggctgtctgtttgtgtgtgtccccccccccccccccccccccccccccccccccccccccccccccccccccccccccccccctcagggctACCTGTTCATTTCAGTGCTGGTGAACAGCAACAGCGAGCTGATCCGACTGATCAACAACGCCATCAAGAACGACCTGTCCAGCCGCAACCCCACCTTCATGTGCCTGGCTCTGCACTGCATCGCCAACGTCGGCAGCAGGGAGATGGCCGAGGCCTTCGCCGGGGAGATCCCTCGTATCCTTGTGGCCGGGTGAGTTGTCCGCGGAAGGCCCAGGGCCCATCTCCCCGAGTTAGATTTACCAAGACTTAGCTCGGGCATTCGGAAAATAGTTTGGAAACGCAGCCCTGGGCTGCGTTTCCAAACTATTTTCCGAATACCCGAGCTAAGTCTTGGTAAATCTAACTTCAAGCTTGAGATTAAGGCATGGAGCCGGAGTCAAATCACTGTCGACAGACTATTTGAATGTAGAGCAGTCGCTCAGGAGGTACTTGAGCAGGTGGACCTCacttcccggctcctcctagctgagggtcgaggtgtccctgagcgagacacctaaccctcactgcttccgacgagctggctgttgccttgcagtGCTCACACCACTGTCGGCgtgtgaacgggtgaatgttgggTATTAATTGCAAAGCTCTCGAGTGGCTGCTGCTTAGAAGTGCGCTATATAAAGCAGTCCATTTACTGTTTAGAACTCTAGTATGGTTCCAGACGCCCGATGGGTAATGTTATTACGATATTATGTCTAAAGAGGTTTTAGACGATATCAAATTCATAGTCTAAATGCAGCGGAGGACTTGAGTAAGCCACAAGGATCTCCCGTTCACATGAGCTCTGTGTAAACAGGGTTTCTATGGTGATCCAGACAGTGGCGCCgtgtcgtgtgtgtgcggggcATCTCGTTGTTGACCGAGGGCGGTGCTCACGGtgcctctggtctctctcacaGGGACACCATGGACAGTGTGAAGCAGTCGGCAGCTCTGTGTCTACTGCGTCTCTACAAAGCCTCCCCGGACCTGGTGCTGATGGGCGAGTGGACCTCCCGCGTGGTGCATCTCCTCAACGACCAGCACATGGTGTGTAGTAGGGCTTCGACTCCCAACTTCGTTAGTCGAATaaaattcgaatatcaaaaaataaatcaaaattcaaacgaatattaggcagcccttaatattggaacctgttatgggcaggccaagagggagggacgtcggagaacccgacgcagtctattcataatattgtaatgaccacggaagaggcagtgaatgaagtactgattagacagcgattgaTTAGAAAGCTAATAAACCGTTCGAACACGCAAGACCTGTAActatagcaacgccggtaatgAAACcctgcaaagcccaatccaggtcttactgaaggcatttaaaggtcaaaatatcattaataaatattagaatatatttgaatattaataaacaaacaaactttgaatatgatttttgggcaaaagtcaaagccctagtgtgtAGCAGAGGATTCAGTCATGCACTACTGATCTATGAGCCTGAAGAATCAGACACGCATCACTAGTTAAAGCGATGGTCCACAGTGATGAACGCTAGGTAGCATAATTCATCGCAGGGGTATGTATCCACTACACACCTGCCAGATATCATCTCAGGGAAATATCAGAAAGTACATTGATCTTCATGTCAAAGTCAGCTAATACCCTCAGGGTTTTAGTGGCGGGTCTAAAGCACGTAGCGTCATTCTGCTGCACTGTCGCTGAGATGCAAGTGTACAGTAATTGGCCCCCTGCTACGTAGCCCGGAGGGTTAATAAACTCCCATTAAATAAGTTGAAGGGATATTAGGAAGTCAATAATCTCTTGTCTTTTTAATGCACACCTTGAGAACTCTAAATAACTTAATTGGAGGTCAGTTGTCGATTCTTGTGGTCCCATCAGTTAAGTGTCTCTCTTGAATGGGCCCGAGACTAGCGAACGTCAACACATTGAATTTATTTAGTGTTGAAACAAATCATTAGTTTATTTTTAGCGTACATTTCGAAACAACGCCTGTTGCCGAGTGTACGGTATTCAAAATGCAGAGCCGTACCACAGCCACCTTATGAGCCCCAACCACCACTACGTTGGTTGTGGCTCATAAGCTGGCTGTGGTAGTACCACTGTGTCTTCTGCCTGTCTCTGACCCCTCCTTTCCCTCCAGGGCGTGGTGACGGCAGCCATCTCTCTCATCACCTGCCTCAGCCAGAAGAACCCAGACGAGTTCAAGACCTGCGTGTCCCTGGCCGTCTCCCGGCTCAGCAGGGTAGGCTGTTGCTCTTTGGCCTCCTTTCTGTGAACGCCTCGAAAACCGCTAGACCGCCTGGCGACGTCAAAGACAGTAGCCGTGAGCGTGTACGCCCCCGGAGGGTCGGGTTCAAACGACAGAACGCTcagctctgtgtgtgagggctgtGTTTGGAttgaagaaagagaaagtgacGTAATGGCCCACAGTGCACTCTACTCGACCGGCGGGCATGAATAGCACGGTCGTGCAGTTCCACTCTTGGTTTGAGTTCACCTCGGTTGGCAGAGCTTAATTCATGCAAAGCGGGTCGCAGACTAGAAGAGCCCCGGCGCGCTGTGGTGTGGTATATGGAACACACAAATCAGACGATTTGATTTCCGGTTTCGTTCTGTTATTGAGGCTCTGCCGTAACTGAGTCAGACCTTGGCCAAGATGAGATCCAAAGGAGAATGAAACCTGCTGCATAGCTCTGCAGCTTCTTGATTGCATTAAATCGTGTCTTTTAACCTATTTAACCATTTCAGAAATGAATTGGGGGTAGTAACAATGACTAAGTTAATAAGGAAAATAGCTTTGGTCGTTTCAGGAAATTGCGTCCCTTCACTGTATTGCGACCTTTAAAACCACAGCAAAACCACCCGTGCCATATTACGATATCCAAAACCGAAGACGATACCTAGTCCCCTCTTTCAATATAAAATCAATCCATCGGCCTCAAGACAAACCGATTGATGTTAGCACAGTTCAGATTGTTTTTTCTgcccgttccccccccccccccccctgcagatcGTGTCGTCTGCCTCCACAGACCTCCAGGACTACACCTACTACTTTGTCCCGGCGCCGTGGCTGTCCTGCAAGCTGCTGCGCCTGCTGCAGTGCTACCCCCCGCCAGAGGATGGTGCCGTCAAGGGCCGGCTGGTGGAGTGTCTGGAGACCATCCTGAACAAGGCCCAGGAGCCGCCCAAGTCCAAGAAGGTGCAGCACTCCAACGCCAAGAACGCCATCCTCTTCGAGGCCATCTCCCTCATCATCCACTATGACAGGTAGGGGAGCGAGGAGGCAACACCagacatcaaaacacacacttctGGTGTTTAAACTGTGTTAACCAGAACGAGGCTTCCATAGGGCTCGCCAATATCAACTCTGATGTCAATTATGAATAGGATGTTTGTTTCTGATCAATATTGAATATCAGAATATGGTTCTGATCAATAAAGGGGAAATTAAACGGCGGTAAACCTCTCCTTCTACAATTTGCCATTTAAGGGGAATGGTTGATCCATTCCTCGTATGCAAAAAAGATACCTAggctaagatgctacacaacgctaaggcccaatcccatctctaccccttaccccttcccccttcaaaacaagggggaggggtaaggggtggaaatgggattgggcctaaagtgTGTCCCGAGGGGTGTTCCTAGGAGAGTactgggggtgtgggggtgtggagaCCCCCAGACTTAACGTGTGGGTCCCCCCCCGTTCAGCGAGCCCAACCTGTTGGTGCGGGCCTGCAACCAGCTGGGCCAGTTCCTGCAGCACCGCGAGACCAACCTGCGCTACCTGGCGCTGGAGAGCATGTGCACCCTGGCCAGCTCCGAGTTCTCCCACGAGGCCGTCAAGACGCACATCGAGACCGTCATCAACGCGCTCAAGGTCCgtccacgcgcacacacactttgtttcatGATGTTTTTAAAAAGAAGGCTCAGCTAATCATGCGCCATGGTATTGAGGTTTGTGTTGTATTTCAGTGGTGCCGGAGATGTACCACTCGCTGAACTAGGGGATTTTAGAGAGGCAGATGATTGACAATGGCAGGGAAAGATGGTGGGAATGTGACCCACCGTGAACTTTATAAGACGTGTCTTCATACTGTTGAAACTCTGATACGTTGGCGAAGAAGTCTTCAATTTTTTTAAACTGAAGAATTGATGTAAAATAAATGGCCGAATGCTATGCTGTTCTTCTTGGTGCTAATTCTTCCGTCcccccgtctgtgtgtgtgcgtcccccccccccgagcagaCGGAGAGGGACGTGAGCGTGCGTCAGAGGGCGGCCGACCTGCTCTACGCCATGTGCGACCGCAGCAACGCCAAGCAGATCGTGGCGGAGATGCTGAGCTACCTGGAGACCGCCGACTACTCCATCCGCGAGGAgatggtaaacacacacacacacacacacagcaaagagAAAAGTCACTGTGCTTCAAAGGGGCTGTAGAAAAGctggaaatagagagagagcagaaagtaGCAGACTAGCTCAAGCTTTCAAACCCAACCCATAAaaacaccctctccctctccgcccccccccttGAGTTTCTCCGCAATTGACGAGCGCGTGACTAGCTGACGGATGGCTCTGGCATTTCTAATGAAcgaaccccccgccccccctccccaccccaggTGCTGAAGGTGGCCATCCTGGCGGAGAAGTACGCGGTGGACTACTCGTGGTACGTGGACACCATCCTCAACCTGATCCGCATCGCCGGGGACTACGTCAGCGAGGAGGTGTGGTACCGCGTCATCCAGATCGTCATCAACCGCGACGACGTGCAGGGCTACGCCGCCAAGACCGTGTTCGAGGTAGGCTCCCAGTTAACCCCCGGTAGTGTTTACACCGCTATGGATCACATGGGGGACGTCTCACCAAGACCGGGTTCAAAGGAGCCTCACAATCAATGCTTGATATTTACACTACTATTGATCACAAAGGAGATGCCTCACCAAGACCGGGTTCAAAAGAGCCTTACAATTAATACCTAATACTCCTATTGATCACATGGGAAAGGTCTCATTAAGACTGGGTTCAAAAGAGACTTACAATTAATACCTAACACTCGTATTGATCACATGGGAGTTGTCTCATTAAGACCGGGTTCAAAGGAGCTTCACAATTAATACCTAATACTCCTATTGATCACATGGGAAAGGTCAAGAAGACCGATTCGAGGGAGCCTCCCCATTAACACTTAATACTTTCACATTAATAGGATGTCCCATCCGTCTGCGTTTGCTAACCCTTGCATCAACCTCCTTGCTGCAGGCGCTGCAGGCCCCCGCCTGCCACGAGAACATGGTCAAGGTGGGAGGCTACATCCTGGGAGAGTTTGGTAATCTCATTGCTGGAGACCCCCGCTCAAGGTAATtaggtcgccccccccccccccccccctcgcgctCACATCAGAACACTGGCCATCGGCTAGTCAGTCAGTCAGGTTGATGATGGTTGCTCTTGCATGACTACGACAACGTAAGACTCCACGGAACACGGTGACCCGTGTTAATGTTTAGAGTTTCCACCTGCATGAGCAGGAGGCACTTGGCCTCATTCCCccaacctctcccccctcctccagccctctGGTCCAGTTCAACCTCCTCCACTCCAAGTTCCACCTGTGCTCGGTGCCCACGCGGGCCCTGCTGCTCTCGGCCTACATAAAGTTCATCAACCTGTTCCCCGAGACCAAGGCCACCATCCAGGAGGTGCTGCGCTCCGACAGCCAGATCCGCAACTCGGACGTGGAGCTGCAGCAGCGCGCCGTCGAGTACCTCAAGCTGTCCTCCATCGCCAGCACCGACGTCCTGGTCAGTGCACTCGAGCGGTGGGGTCGGGGTGACGTCTGCCGCCCAGGTACACtgaaggctcagttatggttccatgaGCGCGCAGTCGACTCTTCAGTGGGTGAACCTgattttggttctgcgtcgggttgcTGCCGCGTCACCTCGACGTAGGGTTACCGTTTTTGGGAGGCGCGAGTGacgcccttgcggtggacgaaAGGAGGGTCCGCGTGAACGcaatgggtccgtaaacccacttgcgttgcgtcgacttggaaccataactaagcctttagtTGAGACTAGACCACCTTCAGGATAGTAAAGAAGACAGTCCGTCCAGCCCTGCTGTCTCGGTATTGGTTTCTCTAGACTGAAGCCCTGTTCCGATGCGGTGCCTTCTGCTCTGTTTAAGAGCACCGCCTTGACGTAGCCGCCCTTCGAAGAGGCTCAAAACGGTGCCAGAGGGTTAAAACGAAACATGA
This region includes:
- the ap2a1 gene encoding AP-2 complex subunit alpha-1 isoform X3, yielding MPAVSKGDGMRGLAVFISDIRNCKSKEAEIKRINKELANIRSKFKGDKALDGYSKKKYVCKLLFIFLLGHDIDFGHMEAVNLLSSNKYTEKQIGYLFISVLVNSNSELIRLINNAIKNDLSSRNPTFMCLALHCIANVGSREMAEAFAGEIPRILVAGDTMDSVKQSAALCLLRLYKASPDLVLMGEWTSRVVHLLNDQHMGVVTAAISLITCLSQKNPDEFKTCVSLAVSRLSRIVSSASTDLQDYTYYFVPAPWLSCKLLRLLQCYPPPEDGAVKGRLVECLETILNKAQEPPKSKKVQHSNAKNAILFEAISLIIHYDSEPNLLVRACNQLGQFLQHRETNLRYLALESMCTLASSEFSHEAVKTHIETVINALKTERDVSVRQRAADLLYAMCDRSNAKQIVAEMLSYLETADYSIREEMVLKVAILAEKYAVDYSWYVDTILNLIRIAGDYVSEEVWYRVIQIVINRDDVQGYAAKTVFEALQAPACHENMVKVGGYILGEFGNLIAGDPRSSPLVQFNLLHSKFHLCSVPTRALLLSAYIKFINLFPETKATIQEVLRSDSQIRNSDVELQQRAVEYLKLSSIASTDVLATVLEEMPPFPERESSILAKLKKKKGPGVVPVSELEDGKREGGELNGGGDRGPDSAMSASNASTPSPSADLLGLRSAAPVSAAAPSAGSLLVDVFSESGAGGPAAAVNDDGFLSSVPPSAASEDLAPPLPEADELLNKFVCKNNGVLFENQLLQIGIKSEYRQNLGRMYLFYGNKTSVQFASFSTTVSYPGELQSQLNVQTKPVEPLVEGGAQVQQVLNIECITDFSEAPQLNIKFRYGGALQNITLKLPVTINKFFQPTEMAATDFFQRWKQLSQPQQEAQKIFKANHGMDTEVLKAKLLGLGTALLENVDPNPENYVCAGVVQTKSQQVGVLLRLEPNAQAQPGVQMYRLTLRSSKDTVSKRLCDLLAEQF
- the ap2a1 gene encoding AP-2 complex subunit alpha-2 isoform X4 codes for the protein MPAVSKGDGMRGLAVFISDIRNCKSKEAEIKRINKELANIRSKFKGDKALDGYSKKKYVCKLLFIFLLGHDIDFGHMEAVNLLSSNKYTEKQIGYLFISVLVNSNSELIRLINNAIKNDLSSRNPTFMCLALHCIANVGSREMAEAFAGEIPRILVAGDTMDSVKQSAALCLLRLYKASPDLVLMGEWTSRVVHLLNDQHMGVVTAAISLITCLSQKNPDEFKTCVSLAVSRLSRIVSSASTDLQDYTYYFVPAPWLSCKLLRLLQCYPPPEDGAVKGRLVECLETILNKAQEPPKSKKVQHSNAKNAILFEAISLIIHYDSEPNLLVRACNQLGQFLQHRETNLRYLALESMCTLASSEFSHEAVKTHIETVINALKTERDVSVRQRAADLLYAMCDRSNAKQIVAEMLSYLETADYSIREEMVLKVAILAEKYAVDYSWYVDTILNLIRIAGDYVSEEVWYRVIQIVINRDDVQGYAAKTVFEALQAPACHENMVKVGGYILGEFGNLIAGDPRSSPLVQFNLLHSKFHLCSVPTRALLLSAYIKFINLFPETKATIQEVLRSDSQIRNSDVELQQRAVEYLKLSSIASTDVLATVLEEMPPFPERESSILAKLKKKKGPGVVPVSELEDGKREGGELNGGGDRGPDSAMSASNASTPSPSADLLGLRSAAPVSAAAPSAGSLLVDVFSESGAGGPAAAVNDDGFLRFVCKNNGVLFENQLLQIGIKSEYRQNLGRMYLFYGNKTSVQFASFSTTVSYPGELQSQLNVQTKPVEPLVEGGAQVQQVLNIECITDFSEAPQLNIKFRYGGALQNITLKLPVTINKFFQPTEMAATDFFQRWKQLSQPQQEAQKIFKANHGMDTEVLKAKLLGLGTALLENVDPNPENYVCAGVVQTKSQQVGVLLRLEPNAQAQPGVQMYRLTLRSSKDTVSKRLCDLLAEQF